The sequence CGAGACGACCAATGGATCCAGGTGCGGACAACGAACTCTTACGCATGAAGGCGCACTTTTCATCGCACAGCGCCCAACGTCAACTTACGCGCGAACTTGTACGCACGCTTCTTGACCATCGCGATCGATCGGCCTACGACCCGAGCACCATGGCGGAAGAGTCGAAGCGGGAAAGCACCGGCGAAACAGCGAGCAGCCGCACGTTCAACAAGCCGCGCATCACGATCAACCAGGTCTACACGAAGAAAGGTGATAGCGGCGACACGGCGCTCGTGGGCGGGCAGCGTGTCCCGAAGGACGATCCGCGCATCGATACATACGGCACCATCGACGAGCTCAACGCGTTCGTCGGTGCCGCTCGGCAAAGCCTTCTCGAGGGCGCAGCAGCCGCATCCGAAGAAAGCGCCACGCGCCTCGAAGCCCTGGCAAACACGCTGCGCCGCGTGCAACACGAACTGTTCAACCTGGGCTCGATCCTCGCCACGCTCCCCGCCGACGTGCATCCGAAACAGCCGCGCGTGACGTCGGTCGACATCGAACGGCTCGAGCAAGAGATGGACGAGTGCCAGGAGCAGTTGCCCCTGTTGCGATCGTTCGTGCTGCCGGGTGGATCGCGCGCCAATACGGACTTGCACGTGTGCCGCACGGTTTGTCGGCGTGCCGAACGTCTATGCGTCACGCTTGCGCGGCAAACCGAAGTGGATCCCGCCGCCGTGACGTACTTGAACCGCCTGAGCGACGCGTTCTTCGTGTGGAGCCGCTACGTCGCGCTGCACTTGGGAACGGGAGAATTGCTCTGGGAGCCGGATGCATCGGCCACGGGGCAGAAGAAGTAGTCTTCTCGCAATGCGCGTCGGCTAAGGACAACCCGCCGGCGCGCTGTCCGCATACGCGTACACGATGCAGTCGTCGATGGACGCCGCGACCTCGGAACACGTCGCCTGCGCGTCGATGTGCGCAACGCATCCATCGAGGCTGCCCTTGTCGTACTCGACGCACTCAGTGCCGCTTTGACTGCGCAGAAGCGTCGGGCACGTGCGCGACGTACCCGCACAACCGACCGCCAACAGCTTGTCCAAGTGCGCATCGGAAAGAGCCGCGCACGCAGCCGCTTCGGTCATCCGTTCGCCGCTCGGAGGCGGTCGGATCTTGCCATCGCTGGGCTGCTCGGGAGGTGTCTCTTCCGAGCCACAACCAGATGCAAACAGCAATGCGGCTGCAGCGAGCAGGATTCGCATGAGTCGGTTATTCTTGATCTTCGAGGAGTGTACCGGCGAGCTCGCTGAGCACGTCACGTGCCGCAACGACCTTGCGTGCCGGAAGCTTGGACAACGCCTTGCGCACCGTGGCCTCGACCGTGCCATTGCGCAGCGAGTCGACCTCTTTGCCCTTGGCAGTGAGCGAGAAGAGCGCGCGTCGAGCGTCCGTCGAATCCACCTTGCGGTCGATGATCCCGCGTGCCTCGAGACGCTTCAACACACCCGTCAACGTGCTCGGATGAATGTGGAGCACATCCGCAAGCTCACCGGCGGAGATCTGCGGGAAACGTCCGACAATCCGAATGACGAGTCGCTGAGGTCCCGTTACACCAAGTGAGACCTCCATGCGCTTCGACGTGGATTGGAGCGCATGATCGACGGCCCATAGCAGCCGCATGAATTCGAGTACTTCACCGAGGCGCTCGGTCTTGTCCTTGTCGCCAGTCTTCTTTTTCTTCTTCTCGCTCGTAGATGCGCTCATGGTCTTGACGAACTCCGCTTCATTCCGTCCTGCACAACACGCTATCCCACCTTGCGCAGCAGATCGAGTTTGGCGAAGAAACCCCGGTTTTCCGCGGCGATACGTGAGACCGATTGACGGGCGACGTCGTGTTGTTGGATGACGGCAAGACAGTCGGCGCCGCCAACCCCGAGACCCAAGTGTTTCTTGCTTTTAGTTTGAATGCAAAATAAAAGTCGACGGTACATTTCGAGGACAACCGCGTGAAAAAAGCAGCCGTTTTTGCAGCAATCTTCGCTTTGGCCGCACCGTCCGTCGCGTTCGGATCAGGCGGACACGCTGATCCCGTCACATCGGTGGTCCTGTATCTAGCCATCATCCTCACGGCTGCAAAACTCGGCGGCGATGTCGCTGTGCGTCTGCACCAACCGGCCGTGCTCGGTGAGCTCGTCGCCGGCGTCGTTCTAGGCAACCTCGGTGCAATCGGTATCGGTGTGCTCGAGCCCATCAAGACCGATGCGAGCATCGACATGCTGTCGCGTTTGGGCGTGCTCCTGTTGCTCTTCGAGGTGGGACTCGAATCCACCGTGGGGCAGATGCTCAAGGTCGGCATCACGAGCTTCATCGTCGCGATACTCGGCGTCGTTGCTCCCTTCGGCCTCGGGTGGATCTTCGGCAAGTTGCTGCTGCCCGACGCGAGCGTCTACGTGCACGCGTTCATTGGAGCCACGCTCTCGGCAACCAGCGTCGGCATCACGGCGCGCGTGCTGCAGGATCTGAACGAATCGCAAAGCCCCGAAGCGCGCATCATCTTGGGCGCAGCCGTCATCGACGACGTGCTCGGCCTCGTGATCCTCGCCGTCGTCACGGGAATCATCGCCGCCGCGGATCAGGGCGGAACGATGAACTTCATCGACATCGGCTTCATCTTCGGCAAGTCGGCCGCGTTCTTGGTCGGCTCTCTCGTCATCGGCGTGTGGCTGAGCCCGCGCCTCTTCACCGTCGCTTCGCGCCTGCAAGTCCGCGGCGTTCTCTTGGCCGTCGGCCTCGCCGTCTGCTTCGTCTTTTCGTGGCTCGCGAGCATCATCGGCCTCGCGCCGATCGTCGGCGCTTTTGCCGCAGGCCTCGTCCTCGAAGACCTTCACTTCCGAGACTTCACGACGCGTGGCGAGACGACCCTCGAGCACTTGATCCAACCGATTGCCGCGTTCCTCGTTCCCGTGTTCTTCGTGCTCATGGGCATGCACACGGACCTGCGCTCGTTCGCAGAGCCCGGTGTTCCACTGCTCGCCGTGGCACTCACCATCGCAGCCATCATCGGCAAACAGGTGTGCAGCCTAGGCGTAGGCAAGGGAGTCGATCGCCTCAGCGTTGGGATCGGCATGGTGCCGCGCGGCGAAGTCGGCCTCATTTTCGCGAGCATCGGGCAGTCGCTGAAAATCGGCGGTCGCCCCGTCATCGATGGTTCCGTGTTTTCAGCCATCGTGGCGATGGTGATCGTCACGACGATGATCACGCCACCAGCTCTCAAGTGGTCGTTCGGACGCCGGCGCAAGCCGCCTGCAGAGGTTGCAGAAAGCAGCGCTCCGCCAAAGAACGAGTCGGCGAAGGACAAGTCACATTGACCTGTCGAGCGCGTGCATCTATTGCCTGATTTCGTGGACGCTCTGCGCACCGATCTCTACCAGCTCACGATGGCCGCCGGCTACTTCCACCGCGGCATGCATCGAAGGCACGCAACGTGTGAAATGTTCGTGCGCCGTTTGCCCAAGCGAAGGCGATACCTCGTCGCCATGGGCATCGAGCGATTGCTCGAGTACCTCGAAAACCTGCGCTTCACGGACGACGAGATCGAGTACCTCCGCAGCGTGCCGGCGCTGCGCGACGCGATGACGCAGCCGTTTTGCGACTACCTCCGCGACTTGCGATTCCGTGGTGACGTGTGGACCGTGCCCGAAGGCACCGTCATGTTCGCCCACGAGCCGTTCGTGCGGATCTCGGCTCCCATCGTCGAAGCGCAGCTCGTCGAGACGTTCCTGCTCTCCGCCATCAATCACGCAACGATGATCGCATCCAAAGCTGCTCGCGTCGTGCACGCAGCCGGTGATGCAGGCGTCATGGAATTCGGCACGCGTCGCACGCACCCCGATGCCGCCGTCACCGCTGCTCGCTGCGCATATGCGACCGGGTTTGTCGGGACGTCCAACGTGCACGCTGGCAAGCTCTTCGGCATCCCCGTGATGGGCACCGCGGCACACATGTGGACGATGGCACATGCCTCGGAAGAGGAAGCCTTCGCGAACTACGTCGACACATTCCCGAACGCATCGATCCTGCTCATCGACACCTACGACACGCTCCGCGGCGCCGAGCGCGCCGCTCGCATCGCCCGCGACAAACTCAAGGGCGTGAGGCTCGACTCCGGCGACTTGCTCGGCCTGTCGAAAGCCGTCCGATCCATCCTCGATGCCGAAGGTTGCAAAAGCGCCAAAATCGTCGCCTCCGGAGACCTCAACGAATACAAAATCGCAGCCCTCCGAAGCGCCGGCGCACCCATCGACCTCTACGGCGTTGGCACCGACCTCGTCGCAAGCCTCGATTCCCCAGCGCTCGGAGGCGTCTACAAGC is a genomic window of Polyangiaceae bacterium containing:
- a CDS encoding MarR family transcriptional regulator, whose product is MSASTSEKKKKKTGDKDKTERLGEVLEFMRLLWAVDHALQSTSKRMEVSLGVTGPQRLVIRIVGRFPQISAGELADVLHIHPSTLTGVLKRLEARGIIDRKVDSTDARRALFSLTAKGKEVDSLRNGTVEATVRKALSKLPARKVVAARDVLSELAGTLLEDQE
- a CDS encoding nicotinate phosphoribosyltransferase; translation: MDALRTDLYQLTMAAGYFHRGMHRRHATCEMFVRRLPKRRRYLVAMGIERLLEYLENLRFTDDEIEYLRSVPALRDAMTQPFCDYLRDLRFRGDVWTVPEGTVMFAHEPFVRISAPIVEAQLVETFLLSAINHATMIASKAARVVHAAGDAGVMEFGTRRTHPDAAVTAARCAYATGFVGTSNVHAGKLFGIPVMGTAAHMWTMAHASEEEAFANYVDTFPNASILLIDTYDTLRGAERAARIARDKLKGVRLDSGDLLGLSKAVRSILDAEGCKSAKIVASGDLNEYKIAALRSAGAPIDLYGVGTDLVASLDSPALGGVYKLVEIEQDGKIVPICKFSESKATFPGQHQVFRYLDSTGKIAKDVIALADEDPISLGEGVAHALLVPRMKAGARTSPPDSLDTIRQRARAEMAQMPETLHMLDEAPEPSERWDEPFKARPSQRLLALVEDVRGRMVGIARQ
- a CDS encoding cob(I)yrinic acid a,c-diamide adenosyltransferase encodes the protein MAEESKRESTGETASSRTFNKPRITINQVYTKKGDSGDTALVGGQRVPKDDPRIDTYGTIDELNAFVGAARQSLLEGAAAASEESATRLEALANTLRRVQHELFNLGSILATLPADVHPKQPRVTSVDIERLEQEMDECQEQLPLLRSFVLPGGSRANTDLHVCRTVCRRAERLCVTLARQTEVDPAAVTYLNRLSDAFFVWSRYVALHLGTGELLWEPDASATGQKK
- a CDS encoding cation:proton antiporter, with translation MVLYLAIILTAAKLGGDVAVRLHQPAVLGELVAGVVLGNLGAIGIGVLEPIKTDASIDMLSRLGVLLLLFEVGLESTVGQMLKVGITSFIVAILGVVAPFGLGWIFGKLLLPDASVYVHAFIGATLSATSVGITARVLQDLNESQSPEARIILGAAVIDDVLGLVILAVVTGIIAAADQGGTMNFIDIGFIFGKSAAFLVGSLVIGVWLSPRLFTVASRLQVRGVLLAVGLAVCFVFSWLASIIGLAPIVGAFAAGLVLEDLHFRDFTTRGETTLEHLIQPIAAFLVPVFFVLMGMHTDLRSFAEPGVPLLAVALTIAAIIGKQVCSLGVGKGVDRLSVGIGMVPRGEVGLIFASIGQSLKIGGRPVIDGSVFSAIVAMVIVTTMITPPALKWSFGRRRKPPAEVAESSAPPKNESAKDKSH